A genomic window from Quercus lobata isolate SW786 chromosome 10, ValleyOak3.0 Primary Assembly, whole genome shotgun sequence includes:
- the LOC115963518 gene encoding probable receptor-like protein kinase At5g61350, with product MRGNKCRASWSQPYFSFSIIFLSSFFLFNLTKCASAKSNASSTFTPSDNYLIDCGSTQETRLKDGRTFKSDHDATSLLQTEEDVQASVDSISINVSSSISPSSLPLFRTARIFLQDSTYTFFVAEPGWHWVRLYLYPIDHPSYNLTEAVFSVFSGKIVLLHQIQIQDNTSLVFKEYLISVSGRLSLQFKPKKGSFAFINAIEVVSAPDSLITNIATSVSPLGDFNGLSNSAFQVCYRLNVGGPTITSENDTLSRTWEPDGKHNKFLQGSKNASVSAKIIKYPESGATPYIAPSSVYASAVHIEDPLTMQPNVNLTWRLNVDPGYSYLIRLHFCDIVSKVLNSLYFNVYINTMVGVSALDLSSLTDALDTAYYKDFVLYGDAITNDSILVQIGPYQSQSASLDAILNGLEIMKMNNEANSFEGLFTVDGSYKGPNSTTKKLKIVAAVGLALAVAAMLLLAMVFVRWQKRPEGWEKRNSFSSWLLPLHRSNSSFLSSKSSSRRSSQYGSRKSKNGYSTYFSTQGYGRLFTIYELQNATQNFDEKTVIGVGGFGKVYLGELEDGTKIAIKRGTSGSEQGITEFKTEIEMLSKLRHRHLVSLIGFCDEQSEMILVYEYMANGPLRDHLYGTNLPSLSWKQRLEICIGAARGLHYLHTGAALGIIHRDVKTTNILLDENFVAKVSDFGLSKAAPTLDQTHVSTAVKGSFGYLDPEYFRRQQLTEKSDVYSFGVVLFEVLCARAVITPSLPREQVSLAEWAMQCHRKGTLQKIIDPHIASSIDPGSLKKYVEGAEKCLAEHGVDRPGMGDVLWHLEYALQLQEASSQIAPPEDSSEMILASEKPSSNSSGPSEEQVVVVVYDNLELSPGSPLFSQIKNFQGR from the coding sequence ATGAGAGGAAACAAATGTAGGGCTTCATGGTCTCAACCCTACTTCTCATTTTCTATTATCTTCCTCTCCTCCTTCTTCCTATTCAACCTCACAAAATGTGCTTCAGCCAAAAGCAATGCATCTTCAACATTCACACCTTCTGATAATTATCTCATTGATTGTGGGTCGACCCAAGAAACCCGGCTAAAGGATGGCCGGACTTTTAAGTCTGATCATGATGCTACTTCTCTCTTACAAACCGAAGAAGATGTACAGGCTTCTGTTGATTCCATTTCTATCAATGTCTCTTCCTCCATATCTCCTTCGTCTTTACCTTTATTTCGCACTGCAAGGATCTTTCTTCAAGATTCCACATATACATTCTTTGTTGCCGAGCCAGGGTGGCATTGGGTTCGCCTTTACTTATACCCAATTGATCACCCCTCATACAATCTAACAGAAGCTGTTTTCTCTGTCTTCTCTGGTAAAATTGTTCTCTTACACCAGATCCAAATCCAGGACAATACTTCATTGGTGTTCAAAGAATACTTGATCAGTGTTTCTGGAAGATTATCCCTTCAATTTAAGCCCAAGAAAGGTTCTTTTGCATTCATCAATGCTATAGAGGTTGTCTCAGCTCCTGACTCGCTAATCACCAATATAGCAACCTCAGTTTCTCCACTTGGAGATTTTAATGGGCTGTCTAACTCTGCTTTTCAAGTATGTTACCGGTTAAATGTTGGAGGGCCAACCATAACATCTGAAAATGATACATTGTCAAGGACATGGGAGCCTGATGGCAAGCATAATAAGTTCCTACAAGGGTCTAAAAATGCATCTGTGTCTGCCAAAATCATCAAATACCCGGAGAGTGGGGCTACTCCATATATTGCTCCGAGTTCAGTTTATGCATCAGCAGTGCATATAGAAGATCCACTTACAATGCAACCGAATGTAAACCTCACATGGAGACTGAATGTGGATCCAGGTTACTCCTATTTGATCAGGTTGCACTTCTGTGATATTGTGAGCAAGGTCCTCAACAGTTTATACTTCAATGTATATATCAATACTATGGTGGGAGTGTCAGCTCTTGATCTCTCGTCCCTCACTGATGCTCTTGACACTGCTTATTACAAAGACTTCGTGCTCTATGGGGATGCCATCACAAATGATTCCATTTTGGTTCAGATTGGCCCGTATCAATCTCAGTCAGCCAGTCTGGATGCAATTCTTAATGGATTGGAGATCATGAAGATGAACAATGAGGCGAATAGCTTTGAAGGATTGTTTACTGTTGATGGGTCATACAAGGGACCAAATTCAACaacaaagaaattgaagattGTAGCTGCCGTTGGCCTTGCATTGGCGGTGGCAGCAATGTTGTTGCTGGCCATGGTTTTTGTCCGGTGGCAGAAGAGACCCGAAGGTTGGGAGAAGCGAAACAGCTTCTCATCGTGGCTCCTCCCACTCCATCGCAGTAACTCTAGTTTCTTGTCTAGCAAAAGCAGCTCTCGTAGGTCTAGCCAATATGGTTCTCGCAAGAGCAAGAATGGTTACTCTACTTACTTCTCAACCCAGGGTTATGGCAGGCTCTTCACTATTTATGAACTACAGAATGCTACacaaaattttgatgaaaagaCGGTGATTGGTGTTGGTGGGTTTGGAAAAGTGTATCTTGGAGAGTTGGAGGATGGAACTAAGATTGCCATTAAACGAGGAACCTCAGGTTCTGAGCAAGGCATTACTGAATTCAAGACAGAAATAGAGATGCTCTCCAAGCTCAGGCATCGCCACCTTGTTTCGCTAATTGGGTTTTGCGATGAGCAATCAGAGATGATCCTCGTATATGAGTACATGGCTAATGGACCGCTTCGTGACCACCTTTATGGTACAAACCTCCCTTCTTTGTCATGGAAACAACGGCTTGAAATTTGCATAGGTGCTGCCCGTGGATTGCATTATCTTCACACTGGTGCAGCACTAGGTATAATACACCGTGATGTAAAGACAACAAATATTCTTCTTGATGAGAATTTTGTGGCAAAAGTTTCTGATTTTGGCTTGTCAAAAGCTGCACCAACATTGGATCAAACGCATGTAAGCACAGCCGTGAAGGGTAGCTTCGGGTACCTTGATCCTGAGTACTTCAGGAGGCAACAGCTTACCGAGAAATCTGATGTGTACTCATTTGGCGTAGTCCTTTTCGAGGTATTATGTGCAAGGGCTGTCATAACCCCATCACTGCCAAGGGAACAGGTCAGTTTGGCTGAATGGGCAATGCAGTGTCATCGGAAGGGCACACTTCAGAAGATAATTGACCCTCATATTGCAAGCAGCATAGACCCTGGATCATTGAAGAAGTACGTGGAAGGAGCAGAGAAATGCCTGGCAGAACATGGTGTTGATAGGCCTGGAATGGGAGATGTGCTGTGGCACTTAGAATATGCCCTGCAGCTTCAGGAGGCATCCTCACAGATTGCTCCTCCAGAAGATAGTAGTGAAATGATCCTTGCTTCCGAAAAACCAAGCAGCAATTCTTCTGGTCCTAGTGAAGAgcaagttgttgttgttgtttatgatAATTTAGAACTATCACCTGGTTCTCCTTTATTTTCTCAGATTAAGAATTTCCAGGGAAGGTAA